A window of Cytophagia bacterium CHB2 genomic DNA:
CTTGCTGCACGCCACAAACACGAGCATCGCCACGCCTGCAATGATTCCCCGGCGAATGTAAAGCTTCATGTGAGTATTCCTCCTGTCAAATTGATGCAATCTAAATTCGAATTTTTAAAACGATGGCGGGCAACATACATTTTTTTAAAACGAATGTCAATGTCGGGATACTGTTGATCGCCGCCTGAGCTTGTCGAAGGCAGCCTGTCGAAGGCAGCTTGTCGTGGGATACTGGTTGCTTGTTGCTGGTTTCTCTGCGAGCAACGCGCAACGAGATATGAACGTCACGGCGTCAAAACCACTTTTCCGATGCTTCTGCGTTGTTCGATATATTGATGCGCCGCGGCAGCCTGCTCGAACGGGAAAGCCTTGTCAACATGCGGCCGCACCCACCCTTCGTGTACGCCGGCCAGGATTGTCCGCATCCAACCGGACACTTTCTCGGCTTCATGCCACATGTGCCCGAGATTCGTGCCGAACACGGCTTTGTTGGTGTTCATCAGGCTAACCGGATTGAACCACGGCATTTTGGTGACGAGTTTAAGTAGGCCAAACACGCCCACACGCGATTCCGCGGCAGTCGAGATGCCGAACATGCCTAATCGCCCAGTCGCGCGCAGAGCCTTGTAACTCTTCTTCCAGTGCTTGCCGCCGAGCGGATCGATGATCAACTCCACTCCCCTGCCCTCGGTCAAGCGCTGCAACTCTTGTGACCAATCCTGCGTGCGATAATCGATGAGATGATCGAATCCGCGTTGTTTGAGAAACTCGTGCTTACTGGCGCTGGCGGTGCCATATGTTCTTGCGCCAATTTTTTTGGCAATATCCAATGCCGCAAGTCCCACCCCGCCGCCAGCATTGTGAATGAGGATTGAGTCTCCGGCGTGCAATGAACCCATGATAACCAGCAATTGATACACGGTTAAATACGTGACGGGAATCGCCGCGGCCTGTTCAAAATTTAGTGTTGCCGGCTTGTCAAAAACTTGCGCCACTGGCACGCGCACCATTTCAGAGTAACCGCCGAAGCGCGTCAAGGCAACGACTTCCGCACCGAGACGCGTTGTTTCAACGCCCT
This region includes:
- a CDS encoding zinc-binding dehydrogenase, encoding MKQVFITKPGGVEVLKIQERDDPRPKRGEVLIRVKAAGINFADIMARKGIYPDAPKPPCVVGYEVSGIIESVGEGVETTRLGAEVVALTRFGGYSEMVRVPVAQVFDKPATLNFEQAAAIPVTYLTVYQLLVIMGSLHAGDSILIHNAGGGVGLAALDIAKKIGARTYGTASASKHEFLKQRGFDHLIDYRTQDWSQELQRLTEGRGVELIIDPLGGKHWKKSYKALRATGRLGMFGISTAAESRVGVFGLLKLVTKMPWFNPVSLMNTNKAVFGTNLGHMWHEAEKVSGWMRTILAGVHEGWVRPHVDKAFPFEQAAAAHQYIEQRRSIGKVVLTP